AGATCAGCGATGGCTGCAGTCGGCTGAAGAATAAAGTGTCCGGGAAATCCAAGCGGGTAACTCATAAAGCTACGGGTGATTTATGTGCATACCCTTGTTCTTCTGTATCTTCAGGACCTCCTAACCCGTTTTGTCCCCCCCACCCATTATAGGGCGGGCAGTTCCTTACTGATTTCGCACCTCTGTGTAGGATCACATGTTCAGATGAGACTGAATACACGATCTACAGGTGAGGCAACAGTCTGTTTCTAGATGTATATTCTGCATACGTGTACCGATGACTCACAAATCGTATATTTTTAGCTGCATCAGGGGCCGTCTTCTTGAGGTCAATGAGAGTATCTTAAAAACACCTAAACTCCTGCTGGAAAAGGTAAATATGTGCATATGTCTGATTTTAAATAACCCATATTTTTGCAACCcttaatgtaaataaacagtgatGCACACGGAGCTAATCCTGTCTCGAACTGTGTTAATCTTGTCTCATCTGAACAGCCGGCCACTGACGGATACATCGCCGTCATCCTGCCAAAGTTTGAGGAGAGCAAGAGCATAACGGAGAATCTTCTGAGCCGAGAGGACTTTGAAAGAGTCGTCTCCAAACGGATTGCTGGCGAATCGCAGCCCTCCTGACGGCGCTAGGTGTTCCCGCCCTGTTCCAGGTCCCAGCTGTTGtggatgtgtttatttttcttcaattCCCACCAggctggataaaaaaaaaactgtggatGCCATCCTGGAAAAGTGACATTTACTTGTGATGACTCCTAAAAGACTTTCATGTATAATGCAAGCATTGTACTCCCCGACCTAAacagtgcttttatttgtttatgaaaTTGAAAGTTTGAGGAGGCTcccttggtttgtttttttgtaatttgaagaacaaggagaaagagataataataattacgTTCTCTGAATACTGTAATTAAATGCAACCCAACAAATAAATTGGTTAGAATTATTTTTGTAgaatcattaaaaacaactaCGCGTATTtaagaaaaatattgttttttttttatgtgtcacTTTTAGCCTTTCAATTGTCAAAAGAATAGATGATCCATAACTAGATCTATGATTTCTTCACATCTGTAGAGCCACTACAATACCCAACATACTTGCTCAGTCAGTACAAAGCATCTCTAAAGCTTAATGTCGGTTATAACACCCTCACCTAGTAATAAAGTCATAACCTTAagaaacataatatatatataatatatctctatatatttttatatatgattCAAGTACCAGATTATACATACCATATACCAATCAATACATAGGCAGCTTCACAATGATAGTCTTCATTACAAGTACACTTCAAGGCTCTATTAGACACTGGTGCCATTTCAGAAATATCTGTCTTCTCTTTTGTGAGAAAAGAGAATAACTGTTGACACTGAATGTGGTTTGACAAGACCGGGAACTTAATAACATAAAGTCCTAAAGCATCTCAGTGATGAGATTAAGCAGCTGAGAAACCagggtaaaataaaaatgtgtccaGTAATTAACACTGGAGGACTAAGAGCTTTACATTTCGTACTAGGAGCAAGCTGAAGATCTTCATGAGAACAATCTTATTTGgcattaaattgtttttttcttctttgcattTCCTAACATGGCACATGGAAGATGGTCTATATCCTATGGAAATTAGATATTAATCATGTGGTGTAATCCACTTTTAAAATACTTAACTATGCAGTAATTATGCACATGAGATGCTAACTAGTGCATCGAGGACAGAATGTACCACAATGGCTAAAATTACATAATGAGTATCAACATTACAAGCCTATGGCACAATGAGCATAGGAGACTGGAACACAAGGGTTTGGTGACGATGACATCATGCAGGATGGGGTTTAGATctagttaaattagaaatcttaatatttactattaaagattatataatgaacagttaaggtttagttcttgacagtgtagcggttggcaaaattcacttatgcaacattaatgaaaggacatTTGTAAAAGataacatttattattaacataataaaatatttaaaaaaacacaaataactaAACAAAACGTACTAGctaaaacaaagatgtgtgtgagtgtgtgtgtgtttgtaaattaGGGTGCTTTCAAAATGGTTGCTAGCCACAGTTCACATCTTgataaaggccggcgcatgcttctgcgttttcacgggcctggagacgcaagagccctcccgggcccctcacggctcttcctacgtccttacgtgcgtcggccaatttttctaactagacggcaaagccccgcaagcatcacccgcccgcaagggctgtgattggtctgctaactacatcatttccggagtcgcatttccggttcatgcccggaaaccacggaagatttagaagaacgaatatggaccaaatagaagagcacttggcagaagagatccgaaaatatgtccactagtataacctgtcactaaccggcggatttttccgccagaaaaaggctctgaggagccgccgtggcgatgtaaataaatcgctctattcgtgccacacacgaagaagagccgacttcgacaaaaaacattactccgcctagtgttctggtggggaattgcatggcaacccgcgcaacggttggaaaaccatgaatgagaacgagtcctgcgttacaactgcgagcttgcgggcccctgacaacgcagaagcatgctccggccttaagcctgctttcaaaatggtggtttgaccCCCCTAAGATagcacccccccgcccccctccttCTGGAGTGGGGACGTAGTTAAGTAGGTGTAGAGATATGcgtgtctgtgaaaatgctaatcagaTAATGGCAGAGTTTGCGTAGAGCCTAAATTACATTAACTTTGATTTAGCTTGAaactacaataacacaacaaatatcaaactttaaatacaccacacagaatcaaataaacagtcttgcttagttcTAGTATCATtcttaagcccagtatgttaccagtcctcagaaaggaagaaagttgctgtgcagttcatTTAGCAGTTTGTCCTGCCGgctgtgtgaagtcttctggctcgtgtggtctctgcttccgcggttctgttgagctgtgaggttcagttgcttattgaatgtTTAGTTCTTACCCAAAGGACGTTgcgtcgctgcaaggagttggaaaaagcttgagatgcgtggaggtttccctgagaagatgagctggaagttcgacctttgacctccggttgttggaaagagaagatttgagctggagaaatccggtttctccactcgccgatgcaggaggaaaggccggcAGCCTTCCCCTTGGAAGAGTcgtgaaagaggagaagagttgcttgagcagcgtggaccccccccctccctcgtAGTTGAAGGAGAGAAGGCTGGCCGCCTGCTGTCTTCGGTGGTgttgaggaaagagaaagaattggGGGAGACCTTGGtcttaaataggcccagtgacccccaggtcatgtggccagattgaccaattggagttgacttttgtggcttttcacacttctctgtgactttgctgaaacaaaaggaacctgtatcctcctgggagactgagttatttgaccttctcagtacagagagaacacgttgcaccctgggagattgagttcgctccagcacatgcgactttctcaagacaaagaatatgtgctttcaggttttgactACACATACAGGCCGAAAGAGAGGCCTGCGGTTTGCGCAAAAAAACATGTCCCAACAAGGGTATTtattaaatgcattaaaaatgtttatgcattcacaaaagtttGAGCAATGCACAAAGGTCCTTATGATCACACAAGTGTCCTTGAGATTATAGTAAATCATTAAACCTGTGTGggtacaaaaaaataatttaaacataaaatgtGAGTGTTTATTTGTCATTGATTTTAACAATAACATTGGAGTTGTtaaatcaacaaacaacaaataccTAACAACAAGTCTGAAAAGTAAGGGGGTGAAATGAGAACAATCAGAGCAGTGTGCATTTGTATCTTCTCTGCTGAGGACTATTTCATGTCAACAAGCATCAGGTGATCAGTGACCAGGGTAAATCAGACTTAACAATCACTGAGGACACATTATGCGAGATGCACAAACAGAAGGATAATACTCACGACAATATACATCATTCCATTTCTTATCATTGCTATAGTTGTTATGACCACAGTGTTCTCTTCCTTGGTAGTTGTTTGGTTCTCCTGGTGACCAAAAGGTAAACTTCACTGCACAACCATCAGACCACATCCAGCTGTAACATTTGTAGAGGTCGCTGAGTCCGATCCAGGTTCTTCCTTCAGCATGATCAAAGTTCTGGATCAGGGCTTTGATGAAATTCTGTTCATCCAGACTGTGGATAGACACCAGGTTGGCTCCCTCTGACACACAATTGAGCTCTGCATCGGCCCAGGTCATATGTGTGGACACGTACTTGTAGCAGCGGTTGTTGAAGCCGAAACAGAACATGGGACAGTTTCCACGCTGCAGCTTGACCTCAGGTCcatctgaaggagacacagcaCCCAGGGTCAGGGCaaacagaaggaggagcaggatcatgttggcgtctctctctctctgtctcaggaGCAGGACGAGGGGTTGGAGATGATCTGCACTGTTGGATGAGAATGAGAGTTTTAAGGAGACAAGTGGGCAGGCTGCGTTCTTTTATACTCTTCAGAGAGGGTGTCTgcactgtttgatgtgatgGTGTGATGTTATTGGTCAAAGGCACTTGgcaaacactttgttttatACACAGCTGCCCGATAAAGGTGTTTTCTCTGACCAATAGCTCACCTGGATGTCCCATAACTTTCCAAAAGATTTTTCAGTTCAACCTCTTGACCTCATAAAAcccagctttagaaaagacgACACGAGGGCAGATATGTCACTTTGTGGTTGACGTCTTCTCATTCACACCAGGTAAACAACTGCCAAACACAAGTTGACACATCGACAATTTTACGATTACAAAGTCTGTAATGCGTCCTCTCTTGTAttgtgaactttgtgttttttctaacGTGCAAACAGCATTGCCAACGAACGTGTATCAGAAGTGTTTGCCCCTGAATCAAACAACACTctaaaaagacaataaagaaaataaaggagTTAATAATTGTTCACTAAATAAAACAACTGTTTAACTTTGAAACATCCAGGAGActtctgctctttgtttttctatattcttatattttatgcATATGTATTGCACCATAATAGTGCcacagtgtttgtttcatttaaagtaATGAATAATGAGTGGTCCATGGTCCAATCAGAGTTGGCATGAAACAATACACTGTTGAAGAAGCATCTTGAGAAATCCAGCTAACAAATAGATGAACCGCAATGAGAAAGACAAACTATCTGTCAATGATCCATCTGATATCCGTGCTTTCTTAAATACCAGTGAGTCAATGTTACCTTTGCCCTTTCTAGGAAGATGCTGAGATCACTGGGCATCCTCAGCTGCCATTTATCTACAGATTTGATAATTTACTTTTACCTTTGTACTGAGCTTTTCCTTTGGAAATTCTTGACTCACTTTGATACAGTTGGAGGCTTCTTAATAGATCCAGTTAAATAGTACAAATTTTctaaaaaagtaagaaaatgAGATTGTCCAGTTTAGATTCATGATTTAAACATCTTAACTAAAAACCTTgatcatttccttttattttcttttagcttttaatttgacaagCCCAAAATGCTTGAAACCACTGTCTTCAATGGATCCAGTTAAGTGGAAGATGTTCTTTCTTTTACTTACTCATGTTCCTTAAAACTTTGCAAATCTGTTTCCTGATTTAAGGAGCAGGACTTcaaaattaatacatttatgatCTCCCTGTCGATTTACAATTAATAATGCAAGGGATCCACCGAGTTCTGAATATTTAGGTGTTGTCTATGGAGTTTCTTATCGTGTaagtgttaaaaaaagaaaagagagatggaCCAAATACATTCCTTCAAAACAGCTTCCCACCTCAGCCATGTTCTTTTTGGGAGCTTCAGAGAGGGTGTTTGATATCATTGGACATTTCAGTCATATACAACCACAGTGTGAGTGAAGGCAGGTGAAATAAACCACCCGCTCACCTGGATGTCACATAAAACCTACAGTTTATTGATTTTCAGTCAAATGTTCACATAGTAAAACGaagctttagaaaagacgtgTAGCTCCAGCTATCTGAAGGCTGAGGGGTCACGAGGGGGAGACGTattgcttcattgttgtttctttttgtttccatttaaaACTGATAAGTGATAACAACATAACAACTGAAGgcatatatttacacagacatTATTACAATAGTACAAAGCCTTCAATGTGTCCTGTCTTGCAttgtgaactttgtgtttttcttttaacatgcaaacagaatttaaaaattgtcataaaaatattttacacagtTATGACAATGACAAAATACTGAATACAACCTCCTGTGGTTTTCTCAAGAGTCAACACACCAACTTGCTCCTCTGCTGCCCTCAAGTGGccataaaacacaacacatacttTTACATTCCAGCAGTAAAGcttcaaaccaacacacacctTTTTGATCTGATGTGTTTGCAAGTGTTAAACCTCTGGCACATAAACAATTTTGTCaactttaaaatacataaataaacaatatactaCAATAAATAACTCATTCAGCACATTATTCTGCTCCGTGGACGAGGTGGAGCAGAGTTGTgcctgtgcacgtgtgtgtgtgtcatggttaAAAGTAAATATGACGACCACAGGGCCTCTCTATCGTGAGGAACACCTCACTCATCAAAAGGGTGAATGcacaacaccaacacaaacatttatcacAGAAGTAATTGATTTTttagaacagaaacacaaactaatgAAAGGAACGTATGTTAAATATCAATCAGATGCATAATGCTAATATTccaacgcacacactcacagtgctgGGGAAAGAGATTACATTCCTTGTAGTTTCAGGAGCAACACATTCAGTCATCAAGAGTGATATGTTTGATACACATCCTAAAATGAGCGGATGATTTGTCAGATCTTTGGGGGCTTCAGGAAACACCGTGGTTGACAAATTCACAACTCCATTAATATGAAGTGATATCATCACAGAAAaattcaagtgttcatttttgctCTTCTCATGTTGTCCAATTAATTTGATGGGAAGAGATGCAATGTGTCTTTTGGGGATTTCTCTCGTTTCCACCCCATCAGGAGTCGTAGTGGTCCGAATGgctgatctggatccaccacCGATTTACACAAGCTTGAATCCAGGTGCATCCTTCAGCATGATCAAAGTTCTTGATCAGGGCTTTGACAAAATTCTCTTCATCCAGACTGTGGATAGACACCAGGTTGGCTCCCTCTTTCACACAATAGAGCTCTGCATCAGCCCAGGTCATCTGTGTGGCCACGTATTTGTAGCAGCGGTTGTTGAAGCTGAACCAGAACATGGGACAGTTTCCACGCTGCAGCTTGACCTCAGGTCcatctgaaggagacacagcaCCCAGGGTCAGGGcgaagagaaggaggagcaggatcatgttggcgtctctctctctctctgtcacaggagCAGGACGAGGGGTTGACTTTCATGTATAAAcagtgattttatttgtttaggaAATTGAAGGTTTGAGGAGGCTcccttggtttgtttttttttgtaatttgaagaacaaggagaaagagataataataattacgTTCTCTGAATACTGTTATTAAATGCAACCCAAAAAATAAATTGGTTAGAATTATTTTTGtagaatcattaaaaaaaacaactgacgcgtatttaagaaaaatattgtttatttttttatgtgtcACTTTTAGCCTTTCAATTGTCAAAAGAATAGATGATCCAAAACTAGATCTATGATTTCTTCACATCTGTAGAGCCACTCCAATACCCAACATACTTGCTCAGTCAGTACAAAGCATCTCTAAAGCTTAATGTCTGTTATAACACCCTCACCTAGTACCAAAGTCCTAACCTTAAGAaacatactatatatatataatatatctctatatatatatatatatgattcaAGTACCAGATTATACATACCATATACCAATCAATACATAGGCAGCTTCACAATGATAGTCTTCATAACAAGTACACTTCAAGGCTCTATCTATTCTACTGGTGCCATTTCAGAAATATCTCATCTCTTTtgtgagaaaaagagaataACTGTTGACACTGAATGTGGTTTGACAAGACCGGGAACTTAATAACATAAAGTCCTAAAGCATCTCAGTGATGAGATTAAGCAGCCGAGAAACCagggtaaaataaaaatgtgtccaGTAATTAACACTGGAGGACTAAGAGCTTTACATTTCGTACTAGGAGCAAGCTGAAGATCTTCATGAGAACAATCTTATTTGgcattaaattgtttttttcttctttgcattTCCTAACATGGCACATGGAAGATGGTCTATATCCTATGGAAATTAGATATTAATCATGTGGTGTAATCCACTTTTAAAATACTTAACTATGCAGTAATTATGCACATGAGATGCTAACTAGTGCATCGAGGACAGAATGTACCACAATGGCTAAAATTACATAACGAGTATCAACATTACAAGCCTATGGCACAATGAGCATAGGAGACTGGAACACAAGGGTTTGGTGACGATGACATCATGCAGGATGGGgtttcatttcactgtttttttccccatttggCAAACATGTGCAACAAGTTTACAGAACACCACAAAGCAAATAGCTTCTTACGCAGAGGCACGTAGTGAAGACGTATGTATGGCTGAGCTGAACATTAAGTGAACTTCCTTCCTGGTTCACCAGCAGTTTATCAACTTAATGAAGAGTGATTGCAATTTATCAGGCTTGTGCCAGAAAAGGCTTGATACTACTGGCAAAGTCTTACTGTTGGCTGATTGTCTCCATCTTGTGGACTGGGGTGGAACTGGCATTCATGGAACAAACTAACCTCTGGGCACAGAGAGCTCGGGTCTGCTTTTTCCTTATAAACCTTATAAATTCACCCTCCAGGCAGCAAATACAAACTCTGACTAACCCAAAGCTGCCACCTTCACCCAGCAGCTCTGGCCCACTTTGTGGTGGGtgaatgaggatgaggatgaggggagTAAAGTATTTCCTGGATTACACGTTCTCCAGGAAGGTGAGTTAGTCTATGTGCTGCTCCGGGGGGAGAATAGTGTATAAATCAGTGTGCGACTGTTTCCTGGATTATTTGCTCTCCAGCAGGTTGAGACCGGCCATGTGCTGCTCCATTGACTTGACACCGAAGCCGTTGCTGTTCATGCTGTTGAGAGCTCCCTCCTCTTTCACAGGTGTCGACAcatcctgcctctctctccagtCATGCGGGGAGCCCAGGCTACTTCTCTCTGACTTGTACTGCAAATGGACAGAAAATGAAGGGACAGACAAATAAGTTTAAATACAGGTATAATGGAGAGACACAGTTTATACTATTAACAAGGAGGTATTGTTTTCATCTGGACTTGTTAGATAGTTAACAGGAAAAACTGCTTGACAGACCTCCCGAAACTTAATGGAAGGGTGTGTtttgggtcagggaagaaccaatTGCATTCCAATGTGGATTCAGATGAGGGTGAGATCCAGGATTCTTTAAAAAAGTTACTTTAATGCTGTGAGATCaggttttttcaacattttccttaaaTCTCTCAGACAATAACTCAGGGGTGAAAGTCTGACTTGTTACCTGATATTTATGTGGCTATTTGGTGTAGATCCAAACAAAAATCctgatctagtgaatttaaaagtggttttatacggggaatgttgggccttggcgcaGGAATGCACTCTACTGAAAGCCAGTCTATTAAATGTATATGAATTAATACCAGAAGATCACCTTTTTATTGAGCTTGTTACAGAATGGGAGGACGGAGACAACCACAGCCAAGATGCCTCTCGCCGTCTGAATGGATGAGTCCAcctaaacacaaagaaataaaacatcatcACCATTGCTTcacaaacctcagagagacacacacacacaaaacttttACTGATGAGTGATGAAGTTAACATCAGGATGGAGAGACAGGAGTCGATACATATCAAAGAGACGCTCATTAATCAGCAGAGGAAGCGCTACTCTCCATCCCGTCCTTTTGATTCCAACCTTCGCCTTCATTACAAGGAGACCTGAGGCAGCTCATCCCTGCCCCGAGATGCTCATTAATTCCTCACAGACTAACGCCCATTAATCTCACGCCGTGTGCTCGATAATGCCGGCAGATCACTCAAAAGTTTACGCCAGAGCCGGTAATGCAGTAAAACGGTTAGTCGTGCTCTAGTGTGAGTTCAGTTACTTTGTCTGTTGTTGCGGATGAGGTTTTGATGCCGTCAAAGGTAATTAGAGAGTCTGGTTTGTGCACTCAGCGGGATATTACTCATACATCAAAAATAACAGACTCGGGGGAAAAACAAGTTGATGATTCATTTTTGGAACAAGTGCACACAAAacccaaaagagaaaaaagacagacgcacacacaggcgTAGTGAGGGTACCTTCTGGAAGGTGGCAGTCTTGCCCTGTACGGGAGTCTTTCCCCCCATCTGCAGCTGCTGGCACAATGCCACCAgtttctccatctctgtcaTCACCGCAGACTTCTCCTCATCAACCAGCtggaacagacagaaacaggagATATATAGTGTTCAGGACAGCAGAGGTGGTTTATGATGATATTATCCGCAGACACTGGCTCAATATGTACAGACAGTGATACATTTAGTGGACTGGATTTGCAATCTTGGTCAAACACAAATCGAGCCccataaaaaggaaaaaaaaattgaggataaaataaattaaaatctggTCTTGCTTTATGTAATCCATCAGAAACAGCCGGGTCATGATCTACTGCTTGAGTCTGTTATCCAGCCGAGTTAATCCCCAGATCTGAGTCACGGGGGCCATCGATCTACTTCGGGTACATGCGTGCACGAGGAAACAAATGACC
This is a stretch of genomic DNA from Limanda limanda chromosome 19, fLimLim1.1, whole genome shotgun sequence. It encodes these proteins:
- the abitram gene encoding protein Abitram — protein: MDDTEQRDPEDIAPSVIERYYTRWYRADMKGKPCEDHCVLQHSNRICVVTLAETHPILQEGRTIKSINYQISDGCSRLKNKVSGKSKRGGQFLTDFAPLCRITCSDETEYTIYSCIRGRLLEVNESILKTPKLLLEKPATDGYIAVILPKFEESKSITENLLSREDFERVVSKRIAGESQPS
- the LOC133026454 gene encoding galactose-specific lectin nattectin-like, with translation MILLLLLFALTLGAVSPSDGPEVKLQRGNCPMFWFSFNNRCYKYVATQMTWADAELYCVKEGANLVSIHSLDEENFVKALIKNFDHAEGCTWIQACVNRADHLQPLVLLLRQRERDANMILLLLLFALTLGAVSPSDGPEVKLQRGNCPMFCFGFNNRCYKYVSTHMTWADAELNCVSEGANLVSIHSLDEQNFIKALIQNFDHAEGRTWIGLSDLYKCYSWMWSDGCAVKFTFWSPGEPNNYQGREHCGHNNYSNDKKWNDVYCREYYPSVCASRIMCPQ